From Camelus dromedarius isolate mCamDro1 chromosome X, mCamDro1.pat, whole genome shotgun sequence, one genomic window encodes:
- the LOC116150998 gene encoding uncharacterized protein CXorf49 homolog, giving the protein MSSPDKVSVSEAGFGPEGGERDGVRQAGRRAQGRPAPGPNPRAPRIGQGEGRGGFAAPKGFESERVVLEAGGPVLWGREGRPGSSADDKGDARDLADESAAAILQQLTDRDVLGVRRYPSRVSSAARESRLWAGPKAAPGGRGAAAQSCGEAQPAVAGPLPPDGAEGGRTWGTPKRGTKSRMKAAADRPQSFMEGLVGPPSDTESSDEFSELQPIRVSICLKEGGQVKPRSSKDPRDTARHSTFQVRENFLPSAPQGLTSVVERQDAGELEMSSPKKMQSMLWGKAGNRPYPGHAAAVSSLPQATPRRKGAKEKKSFQGASNLPLGRNFPPWGQQVSAAPLEPATFPPISGIPLLGRSKRYSSVPSRTKQSKHSGTGKKSVARRARVSEPAVAGEDKDPNRDPVAKGQLPTHRRGRSFSCGHRGASSSGNLNTRASQDSGRLEPLARNQGDDMPRGPAPPGDQEPLDQPPRPERQQQAPGAQGCPRCPVLQREIDSLKEQLAAMENLAYKFQIL; this is encoded by the exons ATGAGCTCCCCGGATAAGGTGTCTGTTTCGGAAGCGGGTTTCGGCCCAGAGGGCGGCGAGCGGGACGGCGTCCGCCAGGCCGGCCGCAGAGCCCAGGGGCGACCCGCCCCCGGCCCCAACCCCAGGGCGCCGCGGATCGGCCAGGGCGAGGGCAGGGGCGGCTTCGCGGCCCCCAAGGGCTTCGAGTCCGAGCGGGTGGTGCTGGAAGCAGGAGGGCCGGTGCTCTGGGGCCGCGAAGGCCGACCCGGCTCCTCAGCGGACGACAAGGGGGACGCCCGGGACCTGGCCGACGAGTCTGCGGCCGCCATCCTGCAGCAGCTGACCGACCGGGACGTGCTGGGCGTCCGCAGATACCCGTCCCGGGTGAGCTCAGCCGCCAGAGAGTCCCGCCTGTGGGCCGGGCCCAAGGCGGCTCCCGGCGGTCGAGGCGCGGCCGCCCAGAGCTGTGGAGAAGCGCAGCCGGCTGTGGCCGGCCCTCTCCCGCCTGATGGGGCTGAGGGGGGCCGGACCTGGGGGACGCCTAAGAGAGGCACGAAGAGCAGGATGAAGGCGGCTGCCGATCGGCCGCAGTCCTTCATGGAAGGCCTGGTGGGGCCGCCTTCAGACACCGAGTCGTCAGATGAGTTCAGTGAGCTCCAGCCGATTAGAGTGAGCATTTGCCTCAAAGAAGGAGGCCAGGTCAAACCCCGCAGCTCTAAGGATCCGAGGGACACAGCCAGACACTCGACTTTCCAAGTCAGGGAGAATTTCCTGCCCTCCGCTCCCCAGGGACTCACTTCGGTTGTGGAAAGGCAGGACGCTGGGGAGCTGGAAATGTCTTCCCCTAAGAAAATGCAAAGCATGCTCTGGGGGAAGGCAGGGAACAGGCCCTACCCCGGACATGCTGCTGCTGTGAGCAGCCTGCCCCAGGCCACTCCTAGGAGGAAGGGGGCCAAGGAGAAGAAATCCTTCCAGGGTGCCTCCAACCTGCCCCTGGGGAGAAATTTCCCTCCCTGGGGGCAGCAAGTCTCGGCAGCTCCCCTGGAACCGGCCACCTTCCCCCCAATCTCTGGTATTCCGCTGCTTGGGAGGTCCAAGAGGTATTCCTCGGTCCCTTCGAGAACCAAACAGTCCAAGCACAGCGGCACTGGCAAGAAATCCGTGGCCAGGAGGGCAAGGGTGTCCGAACCTGCGGTGGCAGGAGAAGACAAGGACCCAAATAGAGACCCAGTCGCAAAGGGCCAA CTTCCAACACACAGGCGAGGGCGATCTTTTTCGTGCGGACATCGTGGGGCATCCAGCAGTGGTAACCTCAATACCAGAGCCTCCCAGGATTCAGGACGCTTAGAGCCCCTGGCCCGGAACCAGGGAGACGACATGCCCAGAGGGCCTGCACCCCCAG GTGACCAGGAACCACTCGACCAGCCCCCAAGACCAGAAAGGCAGCAGCAGGCACCAGGAGCGCAGGGCTGTCCTCGG TGTCCCGTGCTGCAGAGAGAAATAGACAGCCTCAAGGAGCAACTCG CGGCCATGGAGAACCTGGCTTACAAGTTCCAGATCCTGTGA